CCTCCTGTGGTCGATGGCCGGGACGCTACGGGCCGGCGGCGTCCCCCGGCTTCTCCGATCGTGCGGTTTCCGGCGAGGGCCGCGTCCACATCATCAGGTAGCAGCCCGGCACCGGCGGTGGGCCTTCGGAACGCATCCGCGCGCGGTAGCGGCTGGGTGACTCGCCGGTGATCTCGGCGAAGCGGCGGCTGAACGTGCCCAGGCTGGTAAACCCGACGGCCAGGCACACCTCGGTGACCGTCAGGTTCGCCGAGCGCAGCAGGTCCTGCGCCCGCTCGATGCGCCGCCGCGTCAGGTATGCCTTCGGGCTCTCCCCGTACGCGGCGGCGAACGAGCGGGTGAAGTGGTAGCGCGAACAGCAGGCGACGGCGGCGAGCGCGTCCACGTCGAGCGGCTCGGCGTAGTGCGCGTCCATCCAGTCCTTGGCGCGGCGGACCTGCGCCACCACCGCCGCCCTGTCGCTCATGGTGTCAGTGCGCCGCCTCGTTCCAGGAGCGCCCGAACCCGACGGAGACCTCCAGCGGCACCGCCAGCTCGTAGGCCGCGCCCATTTCGCGCCGCACCAGCGCCTCGACCTGGTCCCGCTCCCCCTCGCTCACCTCGAGGACCAGTTCGTCGTGCACCTGCAGCAGCACCCGCGACGACAGCCCGGACTCCGCGAGCGCCCGGTACACGCCGATCATGGCGACCTTGATGATGTCAGCGGCACTGCCCTGGATGGGCGCGTTGAGCGCCATCCGCTCGGCCATCTCGCGGCGCTGCCGGTTGTCGCTGTTGAGGTCGGGCAGGTAGCGGCGCCTGCCGAAGATCGTCTCGGTGTAGCCGACCTTCCCGGCCTCGATCACGACGCTCTGCAGGTAGTCGCGCACGCCGCCGAACCGGGCGAAGTACTCGTCCATCAGCCCGCGCGCCTCCTCGGTGGAGATCCGCAGCTGCTGCGACAGACCGTAGGCCGACAGCCCGTAGGCGAGGCCGTAGTTCATCGCCTTGATCTTCGCCCGCTGCGGCGGCGTGACGTCGGCCGGATCGACGGAGAACACCCGCGCCGCGGTGGCGGCGTGGAAGTCGAAACCGGACTGGAACGCCTCGATCAGCGCGGCGTCCTCCGACAGGTGCGCCATGATCCGCATCTCGATCTGGCTGTAGTCCGCGGTGAGCAGCTCCGCGTACCCGTCGCCGACGACGAAGGCGTCGCGGATGCGGCGGCCCTCCTCGGTGCGGATCGGGATGTTCTGCAGGTTCGGGTCCACAGAGGACAGACGGCCGGTGGCCGCGATCGTCTGGTGCAGCGTGGTGTGGATCCGGCCGTCGTCGGCGACCGACTTGAGCAGGCCCTCGACCGTGCTCTTGAGCCGGGTGGCGTCCCGGTGCTCCAGCAGGTGCTGCAGAAACGGGTGCTCGGTCTTCTCGAACAGCGTCTGCAGCGCCTCGGCGTCGGTGGTGTAGCCGGTCTTCGTGCGCTTGGTTTTCGGCATGCCCAGCTCGTCGAACAGCACGACCTGCAGCTGTTTGGGCGAACCGAGGTTGACCTGCTTGCCGATGACGCCGTAGGCGGCTTCGGCGGCCTGCTTGACACGGGCGCCGTAGTGCGCCTCCAGCGCGGTGAGCTGCTCGATGTCGACCGCCACGCCCGCGGCCTCGACCTCGGCGATGACCTGCAGCAACGGCAGCTCGATCTCGCCGAGGAGCGTGGTGCCGCTGATCTTGTCCAGCTCCTCGCCCAGCGCCCCGGCGAGCTCGGCCACCGCGCTGGCGCGCACCAGCTCGCCCTGCACCAGCTTCTCGTCGCCGTTGTCGCCGTCGAGCAGGGACAGCTGCCCGTCGTCGGCGTCGTTGTCGTTGCGCAGCTCGCGCTGCAGGTACCGCAGCACCAGATCATCCAGCTCGAACGATCGCTGCCCCGGCCGCACCAGGTAGGCGGCCAGCTCGGTGTCCAGGCGCAGCCCCGCCAGCGTCCAGCCACGCGCCCGCAACGCGTGCAGCGGCACTTTCAGCGCGTGGCCCGCCTTGCCGATCTCCGGATCGGCCAGCCACGCCGTCAGCGCCTGCTCGTCCGCCTCGTCCAAGGTGGTCACGTCGACGTACCCGGCCTCGCCGCCCGGGGCGGCCATCGTGATCGACTGGATGTCCGACCGCACCGAGGACCCGGTGGTGCGAAACGCCAGGCCGACCGTCTGTCCCGCCTTGGCGTGCCGCGACAGCCACGCCGCGAGGCCACCGGCAGGCACCGCGGCACCCCGGACCTCGAACCCGGACTCGGCCTCGGGCTCCGCGCTGGACAGCGTGGCGAACAGCCGGTCGCGCAGGACCCGGAACTCCAGATCGTCGAAGAGGCGGTGCACCGCGTCGCGGTCCCACGGCTTGAGCGCGAGGTCGTCCGGCACCGCCTCCAGCGGCACGTCCCGCACCAGCTCGGTGAGCTGCCGGTTGAGCATCACCGAATCCAGGTGGGCCCGCAGCGCGTCACCGACCTTGCCCTTGACCTCGTCGACGCGGTCGATCAGCTCGTTCAGCGATCCGAACTGCTGGATCCACTTGGTCGCGGTCTTCTCCCCCACGCCCGGGATGCCGGGCAGGTTGTCCGACGGGTCGCCGCGCAGCGCCGCGAAGTCCGGGTACTGCGACGGGGTGAGCCCGTATTTGTCCGACACACCCGCCGGGTCGTACCGAACCAGGTCGGACACGCCCTTGCGCGGGTAGAGCACCGTCACCGCGTCGGACACCAGCTGCAGCGCGTCCCGGTCGCCGGTGCAGATCAGGACCTGGTATTCCCCCGCCGTCGCCTGCGTGGTGAGCGTGGCGATGATGTCGTCGGCCTCGTAGTTGTCCTTGGTCAGCACCGGGATGCCGAGCACCCCGAGCACGTCCTTGACCAGGTCGACCTGGCCCTTGAACTCGTCCGGCGTGGTGGTGCGCGTGGCCTTGTAGTCGGCGAAGGTCTCCGAGCGGAACGTCTTGCGTGACACGTCGAACGCCACCGCGAGGTGGGTGGGCTGCTCGTCGCGCAGCAGGTTGATCAGCATCGAGGTGAACCCGAACACCGCGTTGGTGACCTGGCCGGTCGAGGTCTTGAACCGGTCCGCCGGGACGGCGAAGAAGGCGCGGTAGGCCATCGAATGACCGTCGATCAGCAACAGCCGCGGCCGTCCTTCGGCGGGCGCGGTGGCTGTGGCGTTGGCTACTGGCTGGTTCTGACTGGGGCTCACGGGTGCGAGTCTAGGGTGGGCCACCGACAGAACCGCGCGAGCGGTCGACCCGCCCCGCCGCCGTCTCACCGAGGAGTCACCCGCGTTGTCCGAGAACCTCACCGAAGCCATCCGCGAGCAGCTCGCGGGCATCGACCCGCGCGTCGCGGAGCAGCAGCTCAACGCCAAGCTGGGCATCGAGTTCGTCGAACTCACGGCGGAGCGGGTGGTCGGGACGATGCCGGTCGAGGGCAACCTGCAGCCCTACGGCCTGCTGCACGGCGGCGCCAACGCGGTGCTGGCCGAGGCGCTGGGCTCCACGGTGGCCGCGCTCAACGCCGGCGCGGACAAGGCCGCGCTCGGGTTCGAACTGTCCTGCACCCACCACCGCGCGGCGCGAGAGGGCCTGGTCACGGGCGTGGCGACGCCGCTGCACGTGGGACGCGGCACCATCACCGCCGAAATCGTGCTGACCGACGCCCAGGGCCGCCGGACCTGCACCGCGCGCCTGAGCTGCCTGGTCCGCGACGCCGCCCCCGGCGCCCGCTGACCCCACGCGAAAAGGGCCTCGGCGCGACCGAAGTGATCGCGCCGGGGCCCTGTCCGTTCCAGGTCCTGCACCGAAGTCGCGGAACGGGGATGCCGGCCGGGTTGCCGCTACGCGGGGCTGCTTGCGGCGAAACCTCCGGCGGGTCCCACGTTCTCGTGCGTGAGTTCTGCGCTCCGGTCGCCGAGTTCCACGCCCGGCGAGTGCGGCCGGGCCGACGCCGCGTCCCGAGCAACTTCGAACCCACGACCACAGTCCACCCGATCAGGCGACGCCCAGGTATGCCTCCTTGATCGCGTCGTCGGCGAGCAGTTCGCGGCCGGTCCCGGATTTGGTGATCCGGCCCGTCTCCAGCACATAGGCGCGGTGGGCGCGGGAGAGCGCCTGCTGCGCGTTCTGCTCCACCAGCAGCACCGTCGTGCCCTGGTTGTTGATCTCGGTGACGATCCGGAAGATCTGCTGGATGAACTGCGGCGCGAGCCCCATCGAAGGTTCGTCGAGCAGCAGCAGCCGCGGCTTGGCCATCAGCGCCCGCCCCATCGCCAGCATCTGCTGCTCGCCACCGGAGAGGGTGCCACCGGCCTGCGTGCGCCGCTCCGCCAGCCGCGGGAACAGGTCGAACACCCGGTCCAGGTCGGGCCCCAGGTTCTTGCGGTCCTTGCGGGCGTAGGCACCCATGTCCAGGTTCTCGGCCACCGTCATGCCCGGGAACACCCCGCGCCCCTCGGGCACCTGCGAAATCCCCCGGACCACCCGCAGGTCGGCCCGCAGCTTCGTGATGTCCTCACCGGCGAAGGCGATCCGGCCGGCCGACAGCGGGCGGATGCCGGAGATCGCCCGCATCGTGGTGCTCTTGCCCGCCCCGTTGGCGCCGATGAGGGCGACGATCTCGCCCTCCTCGACGGTCAGCGACAGCTCCGAGACCGCCTGGATCCGTCCGTAGTGGACGGAGACTGCGTCGAGCTCAAGCAGCGTCATCGTCGGGCACCCCCAGGTAGGCGGCGATCACAGCGGGGTTCTCCCTGATCTCGGACGGCAGTCCGTCGGCGATCTTCTTGCCGAACTCCAGTACGACGATCCGGTCGGTCACGCCCATGACCAGCTTCATGTCGTGCTCGATCAGCAAGACCGTGTAGCCGTCGTCGCGGATCTTGCGGATCAGCCCCATGAGCTCGTCCTTCTCCGCCGGGTTGAACCCGGCGGCCGGCTCGTCCAGGCACAGCAGCTTCGGCTCGGTGGCCATCGCCCGCGCGATCTCCAGGCGCCGCTGGTAGCCGTACGGGAGGTTCTTGGCCTTGTCCGCCGCGCGGTCGGCGATACCGACGAACTCCAGCAGCGCCATCGCCCGCTCCACCGCCGTCTTCTCCTCGCGGTGGTGCCGCGGCAGCCGCAGCAGCGCACCGACGACGCTGGTCCGGTGACGGGCGTCGGTGCCCACGACCACGTTCTCCAGCGCGGTCATCTCCCCGAAGAGCCGGATGTTCTGGAAGGTACGGGCGATGCCGCGCTGCGTGATCTGGTGCCGGGACGCCTTGCCCAGCGGGCGGTCCTCCAGCAGCACCTGTCCCGACGTCGGCCGGTAGACGCCCGTCATCGCGTTGAAGCACGTCGTCTTGCCCGCGCCGTTCGGCCCGATCAGGCCGAGGATCTCGCCGCGGCGGATGCCGAAGGACACCGAGTCCAGCGCGGTCAGGCCGCCGAACTTCAACGTCACGTCCCTCAGTTCCAGCAGGGTCTGGCCGACCTCGACGTCGATGTCCCGGTCGACCGTGACGGCCTCGGCGACCTCGGCCTCGTGCTCGGCGCGCTCCGCCGCGCTCATCCGCGCGACCTCGGCGACCAGACCGCCCTCGACCGGCGCCTCCTCGTGGGGATGGCTCATCGGGGACCTCCGTTCGGGTGAGTCTCCAGCGCGCTCTCCCCGCTGATCTGCTCGCCGCGGCCCAGCAGGCGCCGGTAGGCCTGGCGGCCGCGGGCCAGCAGCCGCTGACGCGCGCCGAGCAGGCCCTGCGGGCGGAAGATCATCAGCACGATCAGCGCGATGCCGAAGATGAGGTAGTTGTACTCGGCCAGCTGCACGAACCGCAGCGGCAGATACGCCACCACGGCCGCGCCGAGCAGCACGCCCACCTTGTTGCCCGCGCCGCCGAGCACCACCGCCGCCAGGAACAGCATCGAGGTGACGACGTCGAAGGACTGGTTGTTCACGAACCCGAGCTTGCCCGCGTAGAGCGCACCGGACAGGCCACCGATGGCGGCGCCGATGACGAACGCCCAGATCTTGAACCGGAACACGGGCACGCCCATGATCTCGGCGACGTCCTCGTCCTCGCGGATCGACACCCACGCCCGGCCGACCCGGCTGCGTTCCAGGTTCCCGACCAGCAGCAGGATCGCGATGATGATCGTGACCGTCAGCCAGTACCAGGCGGTGGCGTTGGCGAAGAACGGCGTGCCGTTCGCGTCGGTCCCGACGCGCTCGAAACCGGACTGGCCGCGCAACGGCCCGACGTTGTCCGCGACGAGCCGGATGATCTCGCCGAACCCGAGCGTGACGATGGCCAGGTAGTCGCCGCGCAGGCGCAGGGTCGGGGTACCGAGGATGACCCCGAAGATCATCG
This is a stretch of genomic DNA from Amycolatopsis endophytica. It encodes these proteins:
- a CDS encoding helix-turn-helix domain-containing protein gives rise to the protein MSDRAAVVAQVRRAKDWMDAHYAEPLDVDALAAVACCSRYHFTRSFAAAYGESPKAYLTRRRIERAQDLLRSANLTVTEVCLAVGFTSLGTFSRRFAEITGESPSRYRARMRSEGPPPVPGCYLMMWTRPSPETARSEKPGDAAGP
- the polA gene encoding DNA polymerase I, whose protein sequence is MSPSQNQPVANATATAPAEGRPRLLLIDGHSMAYRAFFAVPADRFKTSTGQVTNAVFGFTSMLINLLRDEQPTHLAVAFDVSRKTFRSETFADYKATRTTTPDEFKGQVDLVKDVLGVLGIPVLTKDNYEADDIIATLTTQATAGEYQVLICTGDRDALQLVSDAVTVLYPRKGVSDLVRYDPAGVSDKYGLTPSQYPDFAALRGDPSDNLPGIPGVGEKTATKWIQQFGSLNELIDRVDEVKGKVGDALRAHLDSVMLNRQLTELVRDVPLEAVPDDLALKPWDRDAVHRLFDDLEFRVLRDRLFATLSSAEPEAESGFEVRGAAVPAGGLAAWLSRHAKAGQTVGLAFRTTGSSVRSDIQSITMAAPGGEAGYVDVTTLDEADEQALTAWLADPEIGKAGHALKVPLHALRARGWTLAGLRLDTELAAYLVRPGQRSFELDDLVLRYLQRELRNDNDADDGQLSLLDGDNGDEKLVQGELVRASAVAELAGALGEELDKISGTTLLGEIELPLLQVIAEVEAAGVAVDIEQLTALEAHYGARVKQAAEAAYGVIGKQVNLGSPKQLQVVLFDELGMPKTKRTKTGYTTDAEALQTLFEKTEHPFLQHLLEHRDATRLKSTVEGLLKSVADDGRIHTTLHQTIAATGRLSSVDPNLQNIPIRTEEGRRIRDAFVVGDGYAELLTADYSQIEMRIMAHLSEDAALIEAFQSGFDFHAATAARVFSVDPADVTPPQRAKIKAMNYGLAYGLSAYGLSQQLRISTEEARGLMDEYFARFGGVRDYLQSVVIEAGKVGYTETIFGRRRYLPDLNSDNRQRREMAERMALNAPIQGSAADIIKVAMIGVYRALAESGLSSRVLLQVHDELVLEVSEGERDQVEALVRREMGAAYELAVPLEVSVGFGRSWNEAAH
- a CDS encoding hotdog fold thioesterase; the protein is MSENLTEAIREQLAGIDPRVAEQQLNAKLGIEFVELTAERVVGTMPVEGNLQPYGLLHGGANAVLAEALGSTVAALNAGADKAALGFELSCTHHRAAREGLVTGVATPLHVGRGTITAEIVLTDAQGRRTCTARLSCLVRDAAPGAR
- a CDS encoding ABC transporter ATP-binding protein, whose protein sequence is MTLLELDAVSVHYGRIQAVSELSLTVEEGEIVALIGANGAGKSTTMRAISGIRPLSAGRIAFAGEDITKLRADLRVVRGISQVPEGRGVFPGMTVAENLDMGAYARKDRKNLGPDLDRVFDLFPRLAERRTQAGGTLSGGEQQMLAMGRALMAKPRLLLLDEPSMGLAPQFIQQIFRIVTEINNQGTTVLLVEQNAQQALSRAHRAYVLETGRITKSGTGRELLADDAIKEAYLGVA
- a CDS encoding ABC transporter ATP-binding protein, whose amino-acid sequence is MSHPHEEAPVEGGLVAEVARMSAAERAEHEAEVAEAVTVDRDIDVEVGQTLLELRDVTLKFGGLTALDSVSFGIRRGEILGLIGPNGAGKTTCFNAMTGVYRPTSGQVLLEDRPLGKASRHQITQRGIARTFQNIRLFGEMTALENVVVGTDARHRTSVVGALLRLPRHHREEKTAVERAMALLEFVGIADRAADKAKNLPYGYQRRLEIARAMATEPKLLCLDEPAAGFNPAEKDELMGLIRKIRDDGYTVLLIEHDMKLVMGVTDRIVVLEFGKKIADGLPSEIRENPAVIAAYLGVPDDDAA
- a CDS encoding branched-chain amino acid ABC transporter permease produces the protein MTTQTVSAPPKRRSVREQWNNLSRPAQWGILVPLVVLIYFLPVLNPPLIATTGTDFPTAMFDVARYALVAIGLNVVVGQAGLLDLGYVGFFAVGAYVAALFTSPNSSLHHLPYLWTLPLAMAVTMIFGVILGTPTLRLRGDYLAIVTLGFGEIIRLVADNVGPLRGQSGFERVGTDANGTPFFANATAWYWLTVTIIIAILLLVGNLERSRVGRAWVSIREDEDVAEIMGVPVFRFKIWAFVIGAAIGGLSGALYAGKLGFVNNQSFDVVTSMLFLAAVVLGGAGNKVGVLLGAAVVAYLPLRFVQLAEYNYLIFGIALIVLMIFRPQGLLGARQRLLARGRQAYRRLLGRGEQISGESALETHPNGGPR